The nucleotide window CCATGAAAATCAACAAACAGCAATGCGCTctgtcttttattgttgatcTCCATTCTCCAGCTTCATTAATGAAATGTCACAAGGATCGAGGTCTCTGATCATTAGTTGCAATGCTTCATGTTGAAGACTTGAAGTACAAGATCTTTGTTGATGATGCCATCAACCGTTGCATCAAGTACAAATTTGAGGGTATCTCCTGCAATCAAACTTCAGCTCTATAATCAGTTTGTAGCAGATGAAGTTCATTACAAGGAATGTTTAGTGGCATTCACAAGAACGTAAACACGTAGCACGGTTAAAATTGGCATTAATGAGGTCTCTGATAGGCTGAAGCCTCCTATTTACTATTGAAATTTGGGACAATAGTTAGTAAGGAGGTTCAAGAATCAAGAGAATGAAGAGTAAATTACtattataacaaataaattgagaaattaaatatatataaaagataagattgcATAAAACAAGTACCATTCGATGGACTGTTCTGATTCCCTGCTTATTGATGCTTATACAGACACCCCCAATGATTGAGTACTCATTTTCCGGAGACACCAATATTTGCGCTGTTCATTGCATTAATCCACGTGAGATTATATAAGAATGGATGAACAAGCTAGAAAGCCACCCACAGGGATATAAGCATTCTGTAGGTCCAATTCGCAGCACCTAGATGAGAGAGCCTGAATAATGATGTACATACTATGTGTGCAGCTAACAAGTTTCATCCACCTGGACCACACTCATCATCCACAAAGTCTCTTGTCCTGCAAGGACATTTCCATCATAACTTGGTATGCATATCATGTAGCAAGTATATTGTAAAGTATACATGAAATATTAATTCAAGGCACACCAGAATATAAACAATATCCTGGCAAAGTCACATACAATAATTTCATTTGAAACAGCAATTAATTTTATCAATGCAAAAACTGCATTAATGGCTTAACATTTGATGCCAAACTCGGTATACTTTGCCCATAAATTTTTCTGTCAGATAAAATGGGAGTTGAACTTCACCTGAGTTTTGGAGAAGCTATGGACATCGTTCCCTTTTCACTCTAGCAATGCCACCCAAAGATTTTAACAAGCTTTTACTGTGTTTGATAGCCCTCATCATTGATCCCCTTGGACAAGATCTGCAGTACTGTACCCTTGGTAATCCAGGCAGTCATTTCTGGTTGTATTTCAAAGGGGTTAAGAGGATGCTTGTTTCCATTATCAAGCTGCACACCATACACAAATGGTAATTTAAGGGTAAGGAAACTCTCTGGTGGTAAGATCACTTGACATCCAAGGCTGAACTGCAATTTCCGTTCACGATCTGGAACTGACATAGGTAGGCATGATGTCTACAAGGAGAATAATATCGAATTTAGCAGAATGTACAACGATCACAACATAATAATAGAAGTCCAATAAAAAATGCTGGGCAAAGAGGTAATGACAATGCACAACTGGATTTAATCAAACACCATCACCTTATTAATCTAACTCCACCAATGCAGCCTTTCAGGGATGGTATACTAAAAAGAAACAAGTAACTCTAAAGGTTTTCTGGTCCTCGGCTGACTGAATAATGTTTTGGTGGAAGTGTTCCTACCAATTGCAAAAATGAGACCATGGAAAATACTACATATATCAAGGCCACTGGAATCTATAACTACACAACAGAAGGTTGTTATCGCCAGTCACTAAACTCATTTCTTGACATATTTCACTCTTATCTACCAAAAGCCTACCATCTAAAATATGCAAAATATTATATAGTTACATTAACGATTTCAAGACATGCATACTGAAACGATAAAGACATACCTCGAATTGTATGTTAGGGCATGTTGCTAGGATCACAGGAAATGGAGGTGTAACCTACAGCAATAACATAGATCAGGATCCTGATTTGTAAAATAAGAATTACACCCAAAAAGAGGCTCAGCATGGAGAGAAATTTATCGGAACCAGCATTGATGTTTAAGTATTAATATGCATTAAATTAAAAGGGGGGAAACAAAAACCAATGTTGCTAAGTGAAACTCAAAAATGCTTAAATGAGCAGCAAACCATACCATGAATATTCTCTTAAGCTGTGAGATACCACTGGCAAACTTAACCTTTGGTGTATCTTTCTTATTCCTAGAATTCCTGCAGTGCGGACAGATCATGTAGATAGGCAAGTTGCGGTTCAACATCGAGAATGCAAGATCATCACCATCCATATTAATAGCTTGAAGATCCCTCCCAAATTCTTTTGCATGATTCGGGGCCTTTGCCAACTCAGCCACAGATGCCAAATTGTGTTCATTTGGTGGAATGGAAGTATATATCAGTCCATCTGAAGTCAAATCACCGTTAGCAATCATTTCACTTGATTTGGCCACATCTCTTTCCTTATTTATGAAAGCACCATGAATTTCATTTGAGCGTCGATGCACTTTGCCCCAGGAAGCATTCTTGCTGACTTTAGCATGATAAGCCTGATTTCTGCCAGTAGGGTCCATAGAAGAAGATCTGCGAGACTCTTCGGAGAAAGAATATAAAGATCCAAGTTCGGTTAGATGGTCTGCATTTAACAGGAAACGATGGCCACGGGGGCACTCATGCTCAAAGCCAACATACACCATCACATTCTTTGCATAAGAATGTGATTGGCTCCTCTCACCACCGTTCATGTGTACAGGCACCACGTTGCTACCTATCTTTAAGAATGGATCACTACCTCTGTTGCTATTATTGCCATTACTATCAACAGGTCCCTGAGTAAATGATATATCTTGAGATTTTTGAGATAACTGATGATCAGTAGCTGTATTAACTCGTTCTGCGATCTGATTACTGGGATTACTTTGCTTTGTACCCTTCTCTGAACCTGATATAGGCAATTTCTTTTGCTGGAGAGGAGGGAATCCTGAATCAGCAGCCACTGATCCAGCAACAACCTCAGAAAAAGGTTTTCTCATTTTGGGCATAGGAATTCCTCTACCAaaacttatctttttatcatcaGGCTTTATAATTTCTAACGATGTTTTATGATCTTCTGCTCCATTCAGGACAGCTGGATAGGGTTGTCTGATTCCAGTTTTCTTTGCATCTGCAATATGTTCAACCTTGGGTGGCGGAATTAGAGAATCTTGCTTTCCTGTGCTCTCTGTCAACCCATTTGGTCTTTTCTGTTTCTCTAGGTATACTGTCCACTTCAAAAGAAACTTTTGAGTGGCACAAAACCCACTCTGAATTAAGCCTTTAGAAGGTTCATAGTATCTTGCACCCCCAATACGAAGCAAACTCCAAGAAGAAGATTGAATAGGTCCCACAGATTTTACTTCTGGTAGTTTGACTGCAGGAAGTAGCTCATCACAGTCAGAAAAGCAAATAGCATCAGCTGATTCAAAATCAAAGGGATCAGGACGTAACTGTCGAGAACGTCCACAAGCACATGCATGAAGGAAAAAATAGCCACTGGAATGTGGCTTGTGTGAATCTCCTGAATCTAAATTACCAATCTCAACATCATGTCTTTGGTGCATGCATGGTTTGCCTGTTAAACTAACAGCATCACACAATTGCCTTCCGGATTTCCAAATGGAAGTGCACTCCTCTTCCAAATTTTTTGCAAAGTGTTGCACTGCAGGTCCTTTGACCATTGCGTGAAACGCATGTAAAGCCTTCTCTAAATGGGCTTCATGCTGTGAAGTAGGATAACAAGGAGGTAAGTCCTTTAAATAAATCTCCTTTGCAGTTGGAATGGCTTTTTGGCACCATGAAGTCGAAAATTTAGTGTTCAGCCCTCTACCACTTTGCAACCAAGATACTGCAACATCAAAAGTATTTGTGCCCTTCAAAGATCCTTCTGCCGCTGGTAAGGCAGTGTTCCTTGGACGGGGTTTTCTTTTAATCATTTCCAATTCATCCAAGCAACCCCCTTTTGCACAGAGAACTCTGCTCAAAATATGATTACTAGAAGTTAACCAAACTTCAAAATTTGGAAGATCCGGAGTAGTGTATGTTCTCCCTGATGCAGCTGAGGCAGCAGCTGCAGCAGCAGCGACTGCAACCATACCAACACCTGCAGCTGAGCCACTGTTGGTATTGACTGGTCCCCCTCTCCCTCTCAAAATATCAGCTTGCCTGTAAATGAACTCTTTAAGAGATATTAAATCTTCTTTGCTTGAACTTTGCCCGTGGGTTTCCAACAGGAGGGAATCGGATGTTGCTTTCCCATTTAACACATCTTCAACAAGTCCACTGGCAAAGTCAAGAGATTCAccttttttattagaaaactGATCTAACAATATAACTGCTCTCGATGCATCAAGTGAGAACAAAGGTGCAGAGACTGGGGTAGCCCCTCTCACACCAGAATGATTTATTTCAGAACCTGACAAGGTACGGCATTTCTTAATCAGAAAACGAATTTGTGCTTCAAGTGAAGACTGTAGTTTCTTCCTAAATCCACCTTCAGATCGACTTGCGGGGCGTGCCAGCACAACTACTGAACCAGAACCTTTTGCAGGCAAGTTTGTTTTGGCCACTGTATTCAAACTTGAAGACTGACTAAGAGAAGAGGCATCAGAAGTGTCCTCCCCATTTGTGCTTGAATTGGATAAACTAGAGAAATCATCCACAAATACAAACAGTATGACAGGTATGCACTGTCCTGGAAACAAAGAAGGATAAGAACCTAATCCTGACATGAGAGATATGGCCGAAGCATTGCGACTCAAGTTACCACCACCTCTACCTGGAGAAGAAGAACTGTTTCCCGACGTGGAAGGTTGCAAAGGGGATGACATCGAATGTGAGCGGGACGGTAATGGTGGCGTAGTAGCCTGCGATAGTGTAGCTTGGGATCTTACGAACGGAACCATAGCATGCTTGGCTGCTTGTAGTACACGAAAATTCCTCAAAATCTTAGTATTAAAATGTGACCCCTCCTGAATATATACGATAACATGGCAAACCTGCATTTCTAGATTGTTAATTAaaacaactctgcacaacttcAAATATTATCATCTAAATCTCATCCGTACCAATTTCTTAAGCTCACAACTCCAATCGATAACAGTATAACTATAATTGAAAAACCCTACTCTAATTCTTCAAGTTTGGAACGCTCAACACCATGGCAAATTCACTTCTTTAAAGTTTTGAAACAACAATAGGATTAGATTAGGAAAACAAAACTCATTAACATTAGTGTTGTGGCATTTGCAAATAAGATACTTGGAGAGAATCAAAATGTCTTACAGAGAACATGAAAAGCGTTCCCTGGAGGTCGCCGAACTCGTGCTCCTCCGCAACAGAATCAAATCCCGGTGCGGGGTCTTCGAATCCATGAATCACGGGACAGCGCGTGGAGCAGAACTGCAGGAACAGAATCCCGTTATCGCGGTCGCGGAAATAACTGATTCTCCTGCTTTTAAACCACTCCCCTGGAGGTTGGTGGTCGGAGGAGGAAGGCGGAGGCAGCGGCGGCGGTGAAGGGGAATGAGGAGGGCGGATGAGAACACGAACTGGAGAGGGAGAAGGGTTCCGTTTTCGCGCTTCCATAGCGTGGTTCTTCAAGATTGGGAGCTTCGGCAATGCTCTTCTTCCTTtaacatcttcatcttcatccccctaattattttgttttgatttataattgTTTTGGGGAGCTTGATTGATATGTTCCAGTTCGCTAATCACTGTTCACTACTTTTCTTTCTACCCCTTTTGTAACGTGGACTTCTTATTAGTTCGTGTACGGTCTCAacgattcaactcaaaacttcAGGTTTTATTACTAAAATTGTACTCCactttaaatttattgaaaatttataacgtgtatgtttaaatttttgttgttcatcaaaattaaagtaAACAAAAACTTTTTTCAGAACATCTTAAACTTTTGTTTTTCGTTTTGTAAGATGCAAGCTAAAGtgctaaatattaaaaatgcgTTAAAACTTCGAAAGtaatttgaaattgattttaaaattaaataatatattattaatataaaaaaatgtatactTATCTTatattatcatataaataaaaattacaaatcttttaactcaatatttaaaaaatggtttaaacgaatcttattaaaaatattaaaatcaatctatttaaaatagttgttcaaaaattatattatagtatagactaaaaataaaataacttttaatagaaagagagaaaatgttttcaaaatatttaatttgattttgaaggaAAAAGTGAAAGGAAATGAAGAGCACGTGGAATGTGTGGCATGTGGAttgaagaagataaagaaaCTTCTCCGCCATTGACTCACTCTTCTCCTCCAATCACACAATGCAAGAGGCTGCATTGGCCGCCATGGCCGCCCACACTGTTCTCTCAGCTGCTTCCTCCCCACTCCAGCTTCCTCTCTTTCCTACCAACTCCATCACCGCCATCGCCGCCAACACCAAGAAAGCCGTCACCGTCCTCAGGGGCACTTCCCCCGTCGAAGGCATCGTCACCCTCACTCAACAACTCAATGGTATTCCTTCCTTTCTTCTACGCAATCATAATTGATAACAATAAATTCGATGAATCCTGCAACTTCCTTTCTTGTAGGTTCAACAACTGTTAACGTTCGTGTTACTGGCCTTACTCCTGGGCCTCATGGTTTTCACCTAGTGAGTCTTCTCTCTTAGTCTTTAGGGTTTTTGCTTGCAAGTCCTTTAATTGAAGTCATTTTCATTTGTTGCAGCATGAGTATGGTGATACCACCAAAGGTTGTGTATCAACTGGTATTGCCGTTGTTTTCCCCTTCTATTTTTTGCTATGTGGTTcttatttgatgaatttttaagTGTTTGCTTCTTCAATGGCATATTTAGGACCACATTTTAATCCTAATAAGATGAAACATGGTGCTCCGGGAGATCAAATTCGCCATGCGGGTGACCTGGGAAACATAGTTGCTAATGCAGATGGTAATCCATCTTTCTCTTATCTTTCgtctttgcttgctttggactGATTTTTGAATCAATCTGTACATCATGTTTGAAATGCAGGAGTTGCAGAAGCAACAATTGTCGACAATCAGGTGCCTTCTTTCGTTCAGTTTCATTTCCGTCTGTTAATTTGAATTCCCAatcatttttgtgtttcttttctCTGTGTAGATACCACTGATTGGCCCCAATTCAGTAGTTGGAAGAGCCTTGGTGGTTCATGAGCTTGAGGATGACCTTGGAAAAGGTTAGCATTTCCttgttatacatttttatatacatCTCTGCCTTACAACTCTTGCTGCTGCACAAGAAATTTCTTAAAAGCTTCTTCACTGTTGTCTGATCCAAGTAAACCTTAGATGAAAATGGAATTGGCTTATTCTTTTCGTGCTAATGTTTTTGTTGTTGCCATGTAACTGTGGACTTACATCATGACTTCCTTGCTTACTCATAACTAGAGCATTATTTACTTTAGTCTAATTTGCATTTTACTTTACTTATGCTTTTGCAGGTGGGAAGGAACTCAGCTTGAGCACTGGAAATGCTGGTGGAAGATTGGCATGTGGTATGAAGAATTTTATGAACCTTTTCAAATACATCAATCAATCCATTCCATCTGATTATATAGTTTGATGCACTTTTAGCTTTGTTGTCGAAAGATGAAGGATTCTCAATATCTGTGATTAATTGCGTTTCTTTGATAAAATCCCCATTGGTCCATATACATAATCAACTAATCATGTTAAACTAAGTTTCACTTGTAACATAAGATTTTTGTATATATGATTCAGGTTTTGCTGACCAGTGTCTCCATTGTTCTAAGAGTACTAGTTAAAGATACTAAAAAGAGTATATTTTCagaagttttttctttttttgcctttttccaATGCATTGAAAACTTATCTATTTCACATCTCCAACATGaagcttcctttttttttaatccttAATCAGTGCTCTTTTAATTTCACAATGTTCACAGTACTTATACTTCAATATATCTGTATCATAAACCTGATGTTTGTGTCTTTTGCTTCCTTGTTTTCAGGGGTTGTTGGTCTGACTCCAGAGTGAATGCAACTCTATGTTAGCCTATCAGTTATTAGCGTTGTTGAATTATCCATGTAAACTATGAAACATGAATGCATGATGTCCTTCCAAAACAAGAATCCAAGAGACTCCGCATACTATATTATGTAGCTCTTTTTATTAGCCTGCTTGAAATGGATTCTTAGATAGTCCGTTACTCCCGTATTTATTATAAtaggattaataatattactccatcttttttactttttaaaaatggtagcatttatgtttggtaaatcaaattaaaaatagttttcaataaaTACAAGCAAAAACAattgtatttaataaaataacttttaaaatttaaaaattagttaacatatgaggttatattagacttttaaattttaaaaaattttattttagatgttttcaaaagtattctaatcttttaaaaactacaaatacaaatacatgaacataattttttttatttaccaaataCTAAATGAGAAacttgaatttttaaaaagtataagcacttttctaaaaaattttaccaaaccaaGTTTAATTGTATTGAGGTATAAGCTGGATAGAATTTGGTATCAAGATATATTGATGAATTATGTTATACCAAATATTATTGAAGTAGGATATGAAAGGCCCAACAATGGTAATAAGGAGTGGGTAGAGTAACAAGCAGGCCTCAACCAAACTAATACTGAGCCTAAGCCCTTAAGAAAGCTTCTATGTTAGTATCTTATGTGGATttctctttcaaaaaaaaagtatcTTATGTGGATTTGAAAGGTTCAGCTAACTCCTCCTGACAAAAAaaagttctttttttttgaatttcattATTCATATGTATAAGTATACAACTATAAATACAATTGTCCAGTAAGTTCAGTATGACAGCACCAATGAATTATAACTCGACATAATTTTTCTATACTCACAACAAAAATTCAGCATGACAGCAATGCACTATAAAATGATTCATATGAATTTATGTATGAAATGAGTGGAGTAAGGATGAATTTTGGCACTATCTGACCTCATCTTGTCCTATCTTATTTTACTCAATATTAATCACACTCTTATCTGCGGTATTGACAACCTGCTCTCGTGCGAGGCGGAACGGATACCCTCGAGTTTGGATAGTGTTGCTGATGTATGTAGATACTATATAAGAAACTCAACTTAGCTAACCCCCTTATCCGTTATGAATAATAAATCAAAGCTACTTTCTCAATATGCAACCTGTCTCTAGTTAGAGGTTGggcttagaatggaagcaacaACCAATAATTAGGTATTCAACAGAGTGACTACACTCTACCATactatccaattaaaaaaaggtATAACCATGTCATCACGAaccataatttaaatattaatttgttaaaaGCAACGATAAATATACTTGCATTGCACACTCTTGCACTCACAATAATACACATTGAGGTAATTAGATCCTCCAAGTAGGAAAGAAACAAACAAGTTCATGTGATAAGGGCCACCCAAAGATGCTAATACACGTGTATGATTCTTAACTAGCTACAGCAATAAAATAAAGTGCACACGTTGCAAATTAATATTAAGCATTTGCATGACGGCATATCTAAGTAGATGGTTAGCATTTGCAGTTAGAGGATGTGGTGGAATTTTGATGCCAAATTCAAactagtttttatttttcgtcACGAGGTTGGCGtgagaattgaaattaaagGGGTTACTACATTGAAGAAATGTATAGTAGGGAGCATATGTAGTGAAACATGAAATATATATGCATATAGATATAGTTTTGCGGAAGCAGTAAACTTAAGAAAAGGTAGATGAGGCAGCAAGTCATTTTAGTTGAGATACAAGATTGTTTTTTGCTGAGCCGTGACCATACCAACTTTAATTTGTCTCCACTCTCTCCAAACTTGTCGATCCACTCAACTAAGTTAACCATTTAAGTGGCACTCCAACGTAT belongs to Arachis duranensis cultivar V14167 chromosome 8, aradu.V14167.gnm2.J7QH, whole genome shotgun sequence and includes:
- the LOC107461852 gene encoding uncharacterized protein LOC107461852; this translates as MEARKRNPSPSPVRVLIRPPHSPSPPPLPPPSSSDHQPPGEWFKSRRISYFRDRDNGILFLQFCSTRCPVIHGFEDPAPGFDSVAEEHEFGDLQGTLFMFSVCHVIVYIQEGSHFNTKILRNFRVLQAAKHAMVPFVRSQATLSQATTPPLPSRSHSMSSPLQPSTSGNSSSSPGQCIPVILFVFVDDFSSLSNSSTNGEDTSDASSLSQSSSLNTVAKTNLPAKGSGSVVVLARPASRSEGGFRKKLQSSLEAQIRFLIKKCRTLSGSEINHSGVRGATPVSAPLFSLDASRAVILLDQFSNKKGESLDFASGLVEDVLNGKATSDSLLLETHGQSSSKEDLISLKEFIYRQADILRGRGGPVNTNSGSAAGVGMVAVAAAAAAASAASGRTYTTPDLPNFEVWLTSSNHILSRVLCAKGGCLDELEMIKRKPRPRNTALPAAEGSLKGTNTFDVAVSWLQSGRGLNTKFSTSWCQKAIPTAKEIYLKDLPPCYPTSQHEAHLEKALHAFHAMVKGPAVQHFAKNLEEECTSIWKSGRQLCDAVSLTGKPCMHQRHDVEIGNLDSGDSHKPHSSGYFFLHACACGRSRQLRPDPFDFESADAICFSDCDELLPAVKLPEVKSVGPIQSSSWSLLRIGGARYYEPSKGLIQSGFCATQKFLLKWTVYLEKQKRPNGLTESTGKQDSLIPPPKVEHIADAKKTGIRQPYPAVLNGAEDHKTSLEIIKPDDKKISFGRGIPMPKMRKPFSEVVAGSVAADSGFPPLQQKKLPISGSEKGTKQSNPSNQIAERVNTATDHQLSQKSQDISFTQGPVDSNGNNSNRGSDPFLKIGSNVVPVHMNGGERSQSHSYAKNVMVYVGFEHECPRGHRFLLNADHLTELGSLYSFSEESRRSSSMDPTGRNQAYHAKVSKNASWGKVHRRSNEIHGAFINKERDVAKSSEMIANGDLTSDGLIYTSIPPNEHNLASVAELAKAPNHAKEFGRDLQAINMDGDDLAFSMLNRNLPIYMICPHCRNSRNKKDTPKVKFASGISQLKRIFMVTPPFPVILATCPNIQFETSCLPMSVPDRERKLQFSLGCQVILPPESFLTLKLPFVYGVQLDNGNKHPLNPFEIQPEMTAWITKGTVLQILSKGINDEGYQTQ
- the LOC107461888 gene encoding LOW QUALITY PROTEIN: superoxide dismutase [Cu-Zn], chloroplastic (The sequence of the model RefSeq protein was modified relative to this genomic sequence to represent the inferred CDS: inserted 1 base in 1 codon) — its product is MCGMWIEEDKETSPPLTHSSPPITQCKRLHWPPWPPTLFSQLLPPHSSFLSFLPTPSPPSPPTPRKPSPSSGALPPSKASSPSLNNSMVQQLLTFVLLALLLGLMVFTYMSMVIPPKVVYQLDHILILXKMKHGAPGDQIRHAGDLGNIVANADGVAEATIVDNQIPLIGPNSVVGRALVVHELEDDLGKGGKELSLSTGNAGGRLACGVVGLTPE